Proteins from a genomic interval of Aureimonas sp. AU20:
- the hisA gene encoding 1-(5-phosphoribosyl)-5-[(5-phosphoribosylamino)methylideneamino]imidazole-4-carboxamide isomerase, producing MPILFPAIDLKDGECVRLKLGLMEEATVYNADPAAQALSFKHQGFTHLHVVDLNGAFEGRAVNAEAVDAILASVGGDMKVQLGGGIRRMEDIERWLDKGLSRVILGTVAVRDPDLVREAARRFPGKIAVGIDAKGGYVAVEGWAESSTLTAIDLARRFEDAGVSAVIYTDIDRDGILAGINWASTIELAQAVGIPVIASGGLASMADIDTLASPEATILEGAITGRALYDGRIDPAEALGRLTL from the coding sequence ATGCCCATTCTCTTTCCCGCCATCGATCTGAAGGATGGCGAATGCGTGCGCCTGAAGCTCGGGCTGATGGAGGAGGCGACGGTCTACAACGCCGATCCGGCGGCGCAGGCGCTGAGCTTCAAGCACCAGGGCTTCACGCATCTGCACGTGGTCGATCTCAATGGCGCCTTCGAAGGGCGGGCGGTGAACGCTGAGGCGGTGGACGCGATCCTCGCCAGCGTCGGCGGCGACATGAAGGTGCAGCTCGGCGGCGGCATCCGGCGCATGGAGGATATCGAGCGCTGGCTGGACAAGGGCCTGTCGCGCGTCATTCTCGGCACCGTGGCGGTGCGCGATCCCGATCTGGTGCGCGAGGCGGCCCGGCGCTTTCCCGGCAAGATCGCCGTCGGCATCGACGCCAAGGGCGGCTATGTCGCGGTGGAGGGCTGGGCGGAATCCTCGACGCTGACCGCGATCGATCTCGCCCGCCGCTTCGAGGACGCCGGCGTTTCCGCCGTGATCTACACCGATATCGACCGCGACGGCATTCTGGCCGGCATCAACTGGGCGTCCACCATCGAGCTGGCCCAGGCCGTCGGCATTCCGGTGATCGCCTCCGGGGGCCTTGCCTCCATGGCGGATATCGACACGCTGGCGAGCCCGGAGGCGACGATCCTGGAAGGCGCCATCACCGGCCGCGCGCTCTATGACGGGCGCATCGACCCGGCCGAAGCGCTGGGCCGGCTGACGCTCTAA